TAATCCCAATATCGAAGTGGGCTTTACTAAATACACTCTAACTGCCGATTCAGCTAGATTGGCTGAGGGCGCAAGTGGTGTCGTCACACTTCAAACATCGCCTTATACAAGAGAAGCTTTGACAGTCCTCAATAAGTTAGGAATTAAGTTTATTTCAATTCGTAATGTCGGCTTTGACAACTTCAATTTCAAGGATCTCAATGATCTTGGCTTCACTTTGACAAATGTACCCGTCTATTCACCAAACGCTATTGCTGAACACACAGTCCTTTTAATGGGAAGATTGCTTCGCCGTGTCCCTGAGTTTGATGAGAAATTCGACAATGGCGATTTTACCTGGGCTCCAACAATTGGGAAAGAATATCGTGAACAAACGGTCGGGGTCATTGGTACAGGTCACATTGGACGTGTTGTCATCAAAATTCTCCAAGGCTTTGGTGCTAAAGTAGTCGCCTATGACGTTTATCACAATGAAGACATTGAAAAACAAGGATTATATGTTGATTCTCTTGAAGAATTGTACAAACAATCCAGTATCGTGACACTTCATGTGCCATTATTTAATTCCAATAAATATATGATTGATGATCAAGCTATCTCTCAAATGAAGGATGGAGTCTATCTCATCAACTGCGCCCGTGGTGAATTAGTCGACACTGATGCCCTTATTAAAGGCTTAGACAGTGGCAAAATTGCTGGCGCTGGTTTGGATGTCTTGGATGACGAGAACTCTGTCTTTGGCAAAGTTTGGAGCAGCATTAATAATATTCCTAATGAAAAAATTAAGAATCTAGCTAAAAGAACTAATGTTATCATCACGCCACACAGTGCCTTTTATACTGAAACAGCCATTCACAATATGATTACCACTTCTTTTGATTCTAATAAGGCTCTTATTGAAGGTTTGAAACCTAGCAATATTATCGATACTACTAAGTAGTTCTTTAATTATTACAATTAAGCGTTATAACGATTAAAGAATTGATACGTGTACAATATTATCAAAATATTTCACCATTTCTATAATTATTTAATTAATGCACATAAAAGTTGATAAATCAGCTTTTATGTGCATTTTTATTATTTATTTA
This sequence is a window from Companilactobacillus alimentarius DSM 20249. Protein-coding genes within it:
- a CDS encoding D-2-hydroxyacid dehydrogenase, coding for MKIFAYGIRKDEEPSLKKWEQANPNIEVGFTKYTLTADSARLAEGASGVVTLQTSPYTREALTVLNKLGIKFISIRNVGFDNFNFKDLNDLGFTLTNVPVYSPNAIAEHTVLLMGRLLRRVPEFDEKFDNGDFTWAPTIGKEYREQTVGVIGTGHIGRVVIKILQGFGAKVVAYDVYHNEDIEKQGLYVDSLEELYKQSSIVTLHVPLFNSNKYMIDDQAISQMKDGVYLINCARGELVDTDALIKGLDSGKIAGAGLDVLDDENSVFGKVWSSINNIPNEKIKNLAKRTNVIITPHSAFYTETAIHNMITTSFDSNKALIEGLKPSNIIDTTK